Proteins co-encoded in one Gemmatimonadaceae bacterium genomic window:
- the cadA gene encoding cadmium-translocating P-type ATPase: protein MGTSTSPSALAHVGAVRVEQVACSHCGLPVPEGFLEQGSATQFCCAGCRTAFAILRDHGLDQYYAFADRRTSPVRATGRTYEEFDHEAFSTLYVTRTAEGLARVELFLEGVHCASCVWLVERVPLLLPGVARAELNIARSLAAIEWDDGSVKLSAVARALESLGYPPHPYLGVRRDEVRRREDRTAIQRIGVAGAIAVNVMLAAIAMYAGWLSNGMESQYEQFFRWVSLGLTIPAIVFPGRVFFAGAWAALRTRALHLDLPIAIALSAGVVRGTINTITDSGPVYFDGVTVLIFLLLVGRYLQQRGQRAATDASELLYSLTPQGARVVDEAGAVRELPAAALLPGMILDVRAGDTIAADGVVTEGRSAVNLSLLTGESRPVTVEPGAAVWAGTLNISAPVRVRIDRAGEESRVAKLLRQVEESTRRRAPVVVLANRMAGWFVAVVLVLAVITYLVGARHDPSAALDNAIALLVVTCPCALAMATPLAVTVATGRAARRGLFIKGGDAIEALSRPGILLLDKTGTITEARVSLVRWDGPEWVKPLVLALEQESTHPLADGFRRAFAEFVPAPAVESSTHVTGGGIVGRVDGHDVVVGSPSFVSSRARVDTAATDAHAPDDSLSPVWVAVDGALVARAFLGDPVRADAKASIQALRAAGWSVRILSGDAPSVVRAVGRALGLTPEECQGGATPEEKLRVVESFKGTHRVVMVGDGVNDAAAIAAATVGIGVHGGAEASLATADIFLTTPGLAPLVELMQGAERTMRVIRRNIAFSLAYNVVGAWLAIAGLINPVAAAIMMPLSSLTVVLGSWYGSTFERTPISPNAAAPATAAAVASAS from the coding sequence ATGGGCACCAGCACTAGCCCGAGCGCCCTGGCGCACGTTGGCGCCGTGCGTGTCGAACAGGTGGCCTGCTCGCACTGCGGCCTCCCGGTCCCCGAGGGCTTCCTCGAGCAGGGGAGCGCGACGCAGTTCTGCTGCGCGGGATGCCGAACCGCCTTCGCCATCCTGCGCGACCACGGGCTCGACCAGTACTACGCCTTTGCCGATCGCCGCACCTCGCCCGTGCGTGCCACCGGGCGCACGTACGAGGAGTTCGACCACGAGGCCTTCAGCACGCTGTACGTCACGCGCACGGCCGAGGGGTTGGCGCGCGTCGAGCTTTTCCTCGAGGGCGTCCATTGCGCGTCGTGCGTCTGGCTGGTCGAGCGCGTCCCGTTGCTCCTGCCGGGGGTGGCGCGCGCCGAGTTGAACATTGCTCGCTCGCTGGCCGCCATCGAGTGGGACGATGGCAGCGTGAAACTCTCGGCGGTGGCGCGGGCGCTCGAGTCGCTGGGCTATCCCCCGCATCCGTACCTGGGGGTGCGGCGCGACGAGGTGCGCCGCCGCGAGGACCGCACGGCGATCCAGCGCATCGGCGTGGCCGGCGCCATCGCGGTGAACGTGATGCTGGCCGCCATCGCGATGTATGCGGGCTGGCTCTCCAACGGCATGGAGTCGCAGTACGAACAGTTCTTTCGCTGGGTCTCGCTGGGGCTCACGATCCCGGCGATCGTCTTTCCCGGTCGCGTCTTCTTTGCCGGGGCATGGGCGGCGCTGCGCACGCGAGCGTTGCACCTGGACCTCCCCATCGCCATCGCCCTGAGCGCGGGGGTGGTGCGCGGGACCATCAACACCATCACCGACAGTGGCCCCGTCTACTTCGACGGGGTAACGGTCCTCATCTTCCTGCTCCTCGTGGGGCGCTACCTGCAGCAGCGTGGGCAACGCGCCGCCACGGACGCGTCGGAGCTGCTGTACTCGCTCACGCCGCAGGGGGCACGCGTGGTGGACGAAGCCGGCGCCGTGCGCGAGCTCCCGGCCGCCGCGCTCCTCCCGGGGATGATCCTCGACGTCCGCGCCGGCGACACGATTGCGGCTGACGGCGTGGTGACCGAGGGACGCTCGGCGGTGAACCTCTCGCTCCTCACCGGCGAGTCGCGCCCGGTGACGGTGGAGCCGGGGGCGGCGGTGTGGGCGGGGACGCTCAACATCTCTGCCCCGGTGCGGGTGCGCATTGACCGCGCCGGCGAGGAGAGCCGGGTGGCCAAGCTCCTGCGGCAGGTGGAGGAGAGCACGCGCCGGCGCGCCCCGGTCGTGGTGCTGGCCAACCGGATGGCGGGGTGGTTCGTCGCGGTCGTCCTCGTCCTCGCCGTGATCACCTACCTCGTCGGTGCGCGCCACGATCCCTCGGCGGCACTCGACAACGCGATCGCCCTCCTTGTGGTCACTTGCCCCTGCGCGCTGGCGATGGCAACACCGCTGGCCGTCACGGTCGCCACCGGGCGTGCCGCGCGGCGCGGACTCTTCATCAAGGGGGGCGATGCCATCGAGGCGCTCTCCCGCCCCGGCATCCTCCTCCTCGACAAGACCGGGACGATCACCGAGGCGCGCGTTTCGCTCGTGCGCTGGGACGGTCCGGAGTGGGTCAAGCCGCTCGTCCTGGCGCTGGAACAGGAATCGACACACCCGCTGGCCGACGGTTTCCGCCGCGCCTTCGCCGAGTTTGTCCCGGCCCCCGCGGTGGAATCGAGCACGCACGTGACCGGCGGAGGGATCGTTGGTCGCGTCGATGGCCACGACGTCGTTGTGGGCTCCCCATCGTTTGTCTCGAGCCGGGCACGCGTGGACACGGCGGCCACGGACGCTCACGCGCCCGACGATTCGCTCTCCCCGGTTTGGGTTGCGGTGGACGGTGCGCTGGTCGCCCGCGCCTTCCTGGGCGACCCGGTCCGTGCCGATGCGAAGGCGAGCATCCAGGCGCTGCGCGCCGCCGGCTGGTCGGTGCGCATCCTCTCGGGCGACGCACCATCGGTGGTGCGCGCGGTGGGGCGTGCGCTCGGCCTCACGCCCGAAGAGTGCCAGGGTGGCGCCACACCAGAGGAGAAGTTGCGCGTCGTCGAGTCGTTCAAGGGGACGCACCGCGTGGTGATGGTGGGCGATGGCGTCAACGACGCGGCGGCGATTGCCGCGGCCACCGTCGGGATCGGAGTGCACGGGGGCGCCGAGGCGTCGCTCGCCACGGCCGACATTTTTCTGACCACGCCGGGGCTGGCCCCGCTCGTGGAGCTGATGCAGGGTGCTGAGCGCACGATGAGGGTGATTCGGCGCAACATCGCTTTCTCGCTGGCGTACAACGTGGTGGGCGCCTGGCTTGCCATTGCCGGGTTGATCAACCCCGTGGCGGCAGCGATCATGATGCCGCTCAGTTCGCTCACCGTGGTGCTCGGCTCATGGTACGGCAGTACCTTCGAGCGCACGCCGATTTCCCCGAACGCGGCGGCACCAGCGACTGCGGCAGCCGTTGCCAGCGCCAGCTAG
- the ccoS gene encoding cbb3-type cytochrome oxidase assembly protein CcoS: protein MSILYLVLPLALVIVGAAVVAFSWAARRGQFDDLETPALRMLHDDDDRAGTSRPAPPTGDSTP from the coding sequence GTGAGCATCCTCTACCTCGTCCTTCCGCTCGCCCTCGTGATCGTGGGCGCAGCGGTCGTCGCCTTCTCGTGGGCGGCGCGCCGGGGGCAGTTCGACGATCTGGAGACGCCGGCGCTGCGCATGCTGCACGACGACGACGACCGCGCCGGCACGTCGCGCCCCGCGCCGCCCACCGGGGACTCGACGCCCTGA